In Uranotaenia lowii strain MFRU-FL chromosome 2, ASM2978415v1, whole genome shotgun sequence, one genomic interval encodes:
- the LOC129742550 gene encoding phospholipase A2-like produces MYIIGILGFLITFHIINGQRLPTGGSEYDEEFLTILEYFGNVRVLHNILTDYSEISKDWNNPVFQKYDQKVVETLQEYVDALQDNETQHDLLDAAVGSVRILTNFCGPGNWSIDGEVTQNPYFTEIDQCCKTHDECPDTIVSRKDYKKYPGLPQKPQLFTRERCGCDAKFFGCLRNVATFFSYAVAWIYSKVQIHCFEFEYPVLQCLETIQDGLLSAPRCVNYSVENLSGKTWQWFNIPYLNAKQDAFPKVTHYHQIFYYTFIARKHWIGIENRLNS; encoded by the exons ATGTATATTATCGGGATACTCGGGTTTCTTATAACGTTTCATATCATCAATGGTCAACGATTACCGACCGGCGGCAGTGAATACGACGAGGAGTTCCTTACGATTTTGGAATACTTTGGCAATGTGCGAGTGCTTCACAACATCCTAACGGATTATTCGGAGATTTCGAAAGATTGGAACAATCCAGTTTTTCAGAAGTACGATCAAAAGGTTGTCGAAACGCTTCAGGAGTATGTGGACGCCTTGCAGGACAACGAAACGCAGCATGATCTGTTGGATGCTGCCGTGGGTAGTGTTAGGATTTTGACTAACTTTTGTGGTCCCGGAAATTGGTCCATCGATGGCGAGGTAACGCAGAATCCATACTTTACCGAGATCGATCAGTGCTGCAAAACGCATGACGAGTGTCCGGATACGATCGTCAGCCGGAAGGATTACAAAAAGTATCCTGGGCTGCCTCAAAAACCTCAACTGTTTACGAG AGAACGATGCGGTTGTGATGCTAAATTCTTCGGCTGTCTGCGAAATGTGGCCACATTTTTCTCATACGCTGTCGCCTGGATCTACAGCAAAGTTCAGATACACTGCTTTGAGTTTGAATATCCCGTGCTACAATGTCTCGAGACTAT ACAAGATGGACTGCTGTCGGCTCCGAGATGTGTCAACTATTCGGTGGAAAATTTGTCTGGTAAAACGTGGCAATGGTTCAACATTCCATATCTGAACGCAAAGCAAGATGCATTCCCCAAAGTCACTCATTACCATCAGATATTTTACTACACATTCATAGCCCGGAAACATTGGATCGGGATCGAAAATCGCCTCAATAGCTGA
- the LOC129748923 gene encoding uncharacterized protein LOC129748923 — protein MMIGGLLISEWKTEYSTVREKLQYSEIVHRFLIPRIEKYHSNSGMAVFIKTFIRCHTSKDQSQSIELWICLKEGQNACEQLLVGFRPQYFFRNNSAQKEGKKYPIPAQNCRRQHNPAVHRQR, from the exons ATGATGATTGGCGGCTTGCTAATTTCGGAATG GAAAACAGAATATTCTACAGTGCGCGAAAAGCTGCAATATTCCGAAATAGTTCATCGATTTTTGATCCCGCGAATTGAAAAATACCATAGCAATTCAGGAATGGCAGTATTCATCAAAACCTTTATTCGCTGCCATACATCAAAGGATCAAAGTCAGTCGATCGAGTTATGGATTTGCCTAAAAGAAGGTCAAAATGCTTGTGAGCAGCTGCTGGTTGGCTTTCGGCCACAGTATTTTTTTAGGAATAATTCCGCGCAAAAGGAGGGGAAAAAATATCCCATACCGGCGCAAAACTGCAGGAGACAACATAATCCTGCGGTACACCGGCAGAG ATGA
- the LOC129748924 gene encoding uncharacterized protein LOC129748924, giving the protein MMIGGLLISEWKTEHSTVREKLQYSEIVHRFLIPRIEKYHSNSGMAVFIKTFIRCHTSKDQSQSIELWICLKEGQNACEQLLVGFRPQYFFRNNSAQKEGKKYPIPAQNCRRQHNPAVHRQR; this is encoded by the exons ATGATGATTGGCGGCTTGCTAATTTCGGAATG GAAAACAGAACATTCTACAGTGCGCGAAAAGCTGCAATATTCCGAAATAGTTCATCGATTTTTGATCCCGCGAATTGAAAAATACCATAGCAATTCAGGAATGGCAGTATTCATCAAAACCTTTATTCGCTGCCATACATCAAAGGATCAAAGTCAGTCGATCGAGTTATGGATTTGCCTAAAAGAAGGTCAAAATGCTTGTGAGCAGCTGCTGGTTGGCTTTCGGCCACAGTATTTTTTTAGGAATAATTCCGCGCAAAAGGAGGGGAAAAAATATCCCATACCGGCGCAAAACTGCAGGAGACAACATAATCCTGCGGTACACCGGCAGAG ATGA